The Salvelinus fontinalis isolate EN_2023a chromosome 7, ASM2944872v1, whole genome shotgun sequence genomic sequence GAGAGTAGTATCGGAGAGGAGGCTCGGAGGTGAGAAGAGGAGGTGTGgaaaggaggtgaggagaggaggtgaggagaggtggtgaggagaggaggtgaggagaagagttgaagagaggaggtgaggagaggagtttTGGAATAGAAGTGAGGAGGTGggttgaggagaggaggtgagtagaagaggtgaggagaagaGGTGTGGAAAGGAGGtgggaagaggaggtgaggagaccaGGTGTGGAATAGAGTTGAGGAGaggtggtgaggagaggaggtgaggagaccaGGTGTGgaaaggaggtgaggagaggaggtgaggagaggaggtgtgGAATAGAGTTGAGGAGaggtggtgaggagaggaggtgaggagaggtggtgaggagaggaggtgaggagaggaggtgaggagaggaggtgaggagaggaggtgaggagaggaggtgtgGAATAGAGGTGAGGAAAGGAGGTGAGGAGACAAGGTGTGgaaaggaggtgaggagaggaggtgaggagaagaggtaaggagaggaggtgtggaaaggaggtgagaagaggaggtgaggagaccaGGTGTGgaaaggaggtgaggagaggaggtgaagagaggaggtgaggagaggagttgaagagaggtgaggagaggagatgtggaaAGGAGTTgagaagaggaggtgaggagaccaggtgtggaaaggaggagaggaggtgaagagaggaggtgaggagaggagttgaagagaggaggtgaggagaggaggtgtgGAATAGAGGTGAGGAGATgagttgaggagaggaggtgaggagaagaggtgaggagaggaggtgaggaaatGAGTTGAGGttaggaggtgaggaggtgaggagaagaggtaaggagaggaggtgtggaaaggaggtgagaagaggaggtgaggagaccaGGTGTGgaaaggaggtgaggagaggagttgaagagaggaggtgaggagaggaggtgttGGGATAGAGGTGAGGAGATgagttgaggagaggaggtgaggagaagaggtgaggagaggagatgtggaaaggaggtgaggagagtagatgaggagaggaggtgtggagaggaggtgaggagaggaggtgaggacaagaggtgaggagaggaggtgaggagaggcgGTGAACGAAGAAGCGATGAGAGGAGGTAAGGAATTGAGGAAACGTGAGAGGAGACAATATGAGGAGATTACAGTACACTATATGATTATCTTTGTTCCTCACCTGGCATCTGATAGCTGTATGGAGCCTGGCCCGTCTGAGGGGTGCTGAAGCCTGAGCTGTAGCTGAGGAAGCCTGCCTGTCCTGGGGATTGTGACTGGCTCAGTCCGCCCTCTGtctttatgcctgcccataatgCACCTGAATCAGTTACTGACACCTCGTCGGTATGATGCACACACAGTTCCCTGCTGTCAGACTCTAAGCCAAAAAAGCAATTGAGTATTTTATTAAATGCTGTCAAATATAGTAAATATATTACTATTTTTATATATTAGTATGTTTATTATTATCCTTGATAACTGAGTGATTTTAATAGTAGTTACTATATGTGTTTTAACAATTTGCTCGTGAGTGTTATGTCTGCTGCAGTGATACAGTCATTTATCCACACTTTGCAATCAACAGTAGTCTGgtggtttaaaaaaaagaaacagaatgaatttatacaaaagttatacaagaaatttgatgtaattttttaaattttaacctttatttaactaggcaagtcagtaatgaacaaattattatttaaaatgacggtctaccacggccaaacccaaacccggacgacgctgggccaattgtgcgccgtcctatgggactcctaatcacggcaGGTAATGATACAGCCtgggaatcaaaccagggtctgtagtgacgcctctgtcactgagacgcagtgccctagaccgctgcgccacacgaGAGCTCACATAGTAAAACACTGTACGTTTCAACGTCTGAAAGATTGGTGATCTCTACAAATTGTACAAAAGTAATTAAAACCGCACGCACTTGTTTGTTATTAGTAAACGGCCCTTTGCTGATGTGGATCAGGCCCAACATATTATCCTACGCTACGGCAGGTTTGTTAGCTGCTCGCTACCACTAAAAACAAACACTGTACGTGTCtctcaagtggcaccctattccctatatagtgcactactttttgacgaGGGTctatactgccctaccaagcaaaaagacAATAGCTGCTCATAGCGTGGAACTGAGAACAATGCCTTTTATTGACCTcggtttcacagtaactttatgcagatactgctaacatgacccccATGTTCTCCTGAAcacaatagaggcaggatacttgtccacgTGATTAAGCCTGTATTTAATGGAGCAAAAATGACTTTAACTCATTTTAATCgaccaaatgagcagttactgcctttttttgCTTGGTATAGGGCAGTATAGACCCtcgtcaaaaagtagtgcactatatagggaaagggGTGCAATTTGTAACATAGTCTGTAAATTCCCGGTCATATCGGACATTCTGTAGGGGTCAAAGCCCTCTTAAGACTTTGGACAAATAAACAACATTGTGATGTGCGTTTGCTGTTTTGTTCCAGAGAAACCAGATTTTTTTGTTTTGAAATTTATATCGGTAATCTTTTTTTCCGATCTGACTGAATAGCTTGATAAACACATTTTTTATTACTATTTTACAGCGTTGAAGAAATATGACGCAAGCACAAAACAACAGCTCAGCGAAGTTCTAGGACACCTTTTTGAGGCATcgtgggaaaaaaactatttgtcCTGAGCTAAGCATTTAATtgcaatacccccccccccccccgccaaccCCCCTGTGAAGAATTGTAAAGCAACTAACAATTCCAAGAGGCTACATTCCCACAGTTACGATATTTCTACAAAATATATTGGACTTAATTCAGCATTAGCTAAATAGGAACTTATCATATGATATAATGAGCATAGTAATGTAACTGAATTAGAATTggattattaaaaaataaaataaagacgcATAGTTTATTTATCTTAATATAGTAATAACCCTATACTGTATCTCTAAttaatacatctatactgtataatacatctatactgtataatacatctatactgtataatacatctatactgtataatacatctatactgtataatacatctatactgtataatacatctatactgtatctctaattaatacatctatactgtataatacatctatactgtataatacatctatactgtataatacatctatactgtataatacatctatactgtatctctaattaatacatctatactgtataatacatctatactgtataatgcatctatactgtataatacatctatactgtatctctaattaatacatctatactgtataatacatctatactgtataatacatctatactgtataatacatctatactgtatctctaattaatacatctctactgtataatacatctatactgtataatacatctatactgtataatgcatctatactgtataatacatctatactgtatctctaattaatacatctatactgtataatacatctatactgtataatacatctatactgtatctctaattaatacatctatactgtttaatacatctatactgtataatacatctatactgtttaatacatctatactgtataatacatctatactgtatctctaattaatacatctatactgtataatacatctatactgtatctctaattaatacatctatactgtataatacatctatactgtataatacatctatactgtatctttaattaatacatctatactgtataatacatctatactgtataatacatctatactgtatctttaattaatacatctatactgtataatacatctatactgtataatacatctatactgtatctttaattaatacatctatactgtataatacatctatactgtataatacatctatactaTATCTTTAAttaatacatctatactgtataatacatctatactgtataatacatctatactgtataatacatctatactgtataatacatctatactgtataatacatctatactgtatctttaattaatacatctatactgtataatacatctatactgcataatacatctatacagtatctttaattaatacatctatactgtatctttaattaatacatctatactgtataatacatctatactgtataatacatctatactgtataatacatctatactgtataatacatctatactgtatctttaattaatacatctatactgtataatacatctatactgtataatacatctatactgtataatacatctatactgtatctttaattaatacatctatactgtataatacatctatactgtataatacttctatactgtataatacatctatactgtataatacatctatactgtatctctaattaatacatctatactgtataatacatctatactgtataatacatctatactgtataatacatctatactgtataatacatctatactgtataatacatctatactgtataatacatctatacagtatctctaattaatacatctatactgtataatacatctatactgtataatacatctatactgtatctctaattaatacatctatactgtataatacatctatactgtataatacatctatactgtataatacatctatactgtataatacatctatactgtataatacatctatactgtataatacatctatactgtatctctgattaatacatctatacagtattatacatctatactgtataatacatctatactgcattatacatctatactgtataatacatctatactgtataatacatctatactgtataatacatctatactgcataatacatatatacagtatctctaactaatacatctatactgtataatacatctatactgtataatacatctatactgtatctctaattaatacatctatactgtatctttaattaatacatctatactgtataatacatctatactgtataatacatctatactgtataatacatctatactgtatctttaattaatacatctatactgtataatacatctatactgtataatacatctatactgcataatacatctatactgcataatacatctatactgtataatacatctatactgcataatacatctatactgcataatacatctatactgtataatacatctatactgtataatacatctatactgtataatacatctatactgcataatacatatatacagtatctctaactaatacatctatactgtataatacatctatactgtataatacatctatactgtataatacatctatactgtataatacatctatactgtatctctaattaatacatctatactgtataatacatctatactgtataatacatctatactgtataatacatctatactgtataatacatctatactgtataatacatctatactgtttaatacatctatactgtatctttaattaatacatctatactgtatctctaattaatacatctatactgtataatacatctatactgtataatacatctatactgtataatacatctatactgtataatacatctatactgtatctctaattaatacatctatactgtataatacatctatactgtatctctaattaatacatctatactgtataatacatctatactgtataatacatctatactgtataatacatctatactgtataatacatctatactgtatctctaattaatacatctatactgtataatacatctatactgtataatacatctatactgtataatacatctatactgtatctttaattaatacatctatactgtatctctaattaatacatctatactgtataatacatctatactgtataatacatctatactgtataatacatctatactgtatctttaattaatacatctatactgtataatacatctatactgtataatacatctatactgtataatacatctatactgtataatacatctatactgtatctccaattaatacatctatactgtatctctaattaatacatctatactgtataatacatctatactgtataatacatctatactgtataatacatctatactgtataatacatctatactgtataatacatctatGCTGTATCTCTAAttaatacatctatactgtataatacatctatactgtatctccaattaatacatctatactgtataatacatctatacagtatctctaactaatacatatatacagtatctctaatTAATACAAAGGGGGGATGATATGTATACATGGGTACCTCCATGTATTTTAGATATAGTACATATAATTCAGATAGGCATGGGGTTGGCCTGTGCTTACCATAATAATAGTATAGACTGTATACCGAATATGATAATACACATATCTGCGTGTATTTCAGGCAATAAGGTATCTCCATGTAATGTAGATATATCTCTAATGTGTTTTGATAAGTACATCTATACAGCTGGTTGTTCAGAGGCATAGGGTTTGGCCTGTGCTTACCATAGGCAGGGATCCCGTAGGGTTGTCCAGGCTGGGGGTAGCTAGCATAGGCTGCGGCCTGCTGCATTCCTGTGGTATACTGTGTCTGACCGTACGCAGCCATATTCTGGGATGAAGGAGTAGGGAGAATATGTGGATACGGTCTGCTATTTCAGAAAAGAAAcaaggacaagagagagagagagagagagagagatagagagagagagagagagagagagagagagacagagagagagagacagagagagagagagagagagagagagacagagagagagaaagacatgaaCATATTTTACCCACAAAATCATAACACAAAGTTTGTTCACTGACAAATTCTTTGTGATTCTGCTATATAAtgttatataattatatatataatgTTTTAAAAAGTAGGCCGAAACCCGCAAAAAGAGAGATATCCATCGCCTGAGCTGGTATACACTACAAAATAATAAGAAATTCGCAAAAAGAACATTTTGTTGCAAGATAATAATTACAACAGTTTGGTAAGTGCACAAGCTGCACACATCCAGGCAAACAAAGCAGGTAGAAACCACATCTAGCTGCAGGATCTAATTAAAGGAACCAAATGAAGTTGGATTGTGTTTATTTTCTAAAGCAAAATAAAAGAAGCCTTACTTGGAAGGGTAAATCTGCGAGGAGAACTGGTGTGTTTGTCTTGGGCTGAAGTCGCTGGTTCCAATGACTGAGTTGAAAAAGAGAAGAGGAGGCAAGCACATATTTTAACGTTAAAGATATAAGGTAAATATTATCTTTCGCCAACAGAACTTCTGGAAAGTGTAATTGCGTTGCGTTACTCTATTTATTTCCTCAACCTTATTTCAGGTTCAAAACGCAGAGCGCAATAATGAAGTACAAATAATCAGGTCAAAAAAACGCAAAGGGTTTAttctgctatctagaacctacatggaaccaaaatagttctacctggaaccaaaatagttctacctggaaccaaaagagttctacctggaacaaaaatagttctaccaggaaccaaaatggttctacctggaaccaaaagggttctacctggaaacaaaaagggttctaccaggaaccagaagagttctacctggaaccaaaagggttctacctggaaacaaaaatggttctcctatggggacagccaaagaacccttttttctaagtgtacagtgcaTATCTCTAGTTGTggtccttggtcaaaagtagtgcactatacagggcatagggtgccatttgggataaacAGTGCCATATGCTGTCACTCCTCCGTAGtgtttggtctaaagtagtgtactatatagggaatagggtgccatagggctctggtctaaagtagtgcactataaaggcaataggatgccatagggctctggtctaaagtagtgcactatatagggaataggaccctggtctaaagtagtgcactatatagggaataaggtgtcatttgggacgcatcctctGTGAGATACTTTGGCACTGCCATGACGACCGCTAGACTGGTGTAAACACAGTATGGATGGTCTGGATCAGTCAGGGCCTGTGTCCTGGGCCTGTGGTCTGGGCCTGTGGTCAGGGCCTGTGTCCTGGGCCTGTGGTCTGGGCCTGTGGTCAGGGCCTGTGTCCTGTGCCTGTGGTCAGGGCCTGTGGTCTGGGCCTGTGTCCTGGGCCTGTGGTCAGGGCCTGTGGTCTGGGCCTGTGGTCTGGGCCTGTGTCCTGGGCCTGTGGTCTGGGCCTGTGACCTGGGCC encodes the following:
- the LOC129858945 gene encoding eyes absent homolog 1-like isoform X1, producing MDMQDLASPHSCVSGSSESPNGPRLDNSHINTNSMTPNGTEGDSITMLTTADWLLSSSSQSAAVKTEPMSSSDITTPVADVSLDSFSGSVIGTSDFSPRQTHQFSSQIYPSNRPYPHILPTPSSQNMAAYGQTQYTTGMQQAAAYASYPQPGQPYGIPAYESDSRELCVHHTDEVSVTDSGALWAGIKTEGGLSQSQSPGQAGFLSYSSGFSTPQTGQAPYSYQMPGEEQR
- the LOC129858945 gene encoding eyes absent homolog 1-like isoform X4 codes for the protein MDMQDLASPHSCVSGSSESPNGPRLDNSHINTNSMTPNGTEGDSITMLTTADWLLSSSSQSAAVKTEPMSSSDITTPVADVSLDSFSGSVIGTSDFSPRQTHQFSSQIYPSNRPYPHILPTPSSQNMAAYGQTQYTTGMQQAAAYASYPQPGQPYGIPAYGIKTEGGLSQSQSPGQAGFLSYSSGFSTPQTGQAPYSYQMPGEEQR
- the LOC129858945 gene encoding eyes absent homolog 1-like isoform X3, coding for MDMQDLASPHSCVSGSSESPNGPRLDNSHINTNSMTPNGTEVKTEPMSSSDITTPVADVSLDSFSGSVIGTSDFSPRQTHQFSSQIYPSNRPYPHILPTPSSQNMAAYGQTQYTTGMQQAAAYASYPQPGQPYGIPAYESDSRELCVHHTDEVSVTDSGALWAGIKTEGGLSQSQSPGQAGFLSYSSGFSTPQTGQAPYSYQMPGEEQR
- the LOC129858945 gene encoding eyes absent homolog 1-like isoform X2; this translates as MDMQDLASPHSCVSGSSESPNGPRLDNSHINTNSMTPNGTEGDSITMLTTADWLLSSSSQSAAEPMSSSDITTPVADVSLDSFSGSVIGTSDFSPRQTHQFSSQIYPSNRPYPHILPTPSSQNMAAYGQTQYTTGMQQAAAYASYPQPGQPYGIPAYESDSRELCVHHTDEVSVTDSGALWAGIKTEGGLSQSQSPGQAGFLSYSSGFSTPQTGQAPYSYQMPGEEQR